Genomic window (Daucus carota subsp. sativus chromosome 5, DH1 v3.0, whole genome shotgun sequence):
actaaataaataattaaaaatagataccttttataatattataaaaattaaaaaataacctttatttttattggtcgattataattatattgtgacataatatattttataattttaaaattttcttttatttatattataaatcaattttaatataatttggtgttgaaaatatgagataatattattttattagtatattaggagttcgtattttgttttttattaaaaagtatattataaattataaagtcGATAAAATTTcccgaatccccgcggggaatcCCGTAccccgttcggggcggggatGTGGGTTGAAAAGAATCCCTGTTCGGGAATCGGGGCAGGGGTCGGGGATGGGGTtggaattcggggatcggggcggggataACACTCCCCGACCCCGCGTCCATCCCTAATGTTTGAGTTGTTGGAGGGAAgctaaatattactccctccgtcccctccgaTTCTTATCGTTTGGAGGggactgctcgacacgcattttaagactcatgaaaaatatagttctataatttattattaaaattttctttttctgaataaaaatttaatgtttaaatttttattcagaaaaagaaaatttaaaaaataagttatgaaactatattatttatgagtCTGAAAATGCATGCCGAGTACTCCATttcaaatgataagaattggatgggacggagagagtatattcataaataaaagttaaaaaataatgaactcttaaatttttaaatagtttTTAAGAGCCTATTAGAGCTCTAATTTTTGCTTTCcctctttaaatttgaatttaaaaagcttgtttagagagcccACGCTCAAAAAGGGGCCCAACAGCCACCTGAGGATTGAGGCGTGGTAAAACAACAAAAAGACAACAAAAAAGCTTGGCGCCTACATTCAAATTTCTGTTTCCccaaaaatatttcattttctccCGCCGCTTCGTAACACAAATTGAATCTATATAAACCCTAACAAACAACAACGGCACACATGTTAATACACCACATTACACaaacatttcaatatttcaTACGCGAACACATTCTCTCGCTGATTCAATGGCTGTCAATTCAATTCCCCAGGCTGCTTCGAACCAGAACAAATCGCAGAGCGAGACGAAGCAGCGAACAACCGACCCGGGTGTCCGTGTTATCGGTGGCAAGATTTATGACTCCGAGAAAGGGAAAACGTGTCACCAGGTATAAACTATTATATATAAGCCCTagatttttacaaatttatgttttttgattGCGGAATTATGTTGTTTGGTATGTGGAATTTAATTTGATGTTTGGCAATAGGTTTGATGAATTTAGGGTTTAGTTGTATTCAGTTCTGGTTATGTTATTTGAATTGCGCCGCAACATTTTAGTGAATGttattcatttttattcgaTGTTTGGCGCAGATTTGAATGATTTAATTTTAGGTTGACCTGAATTAAGATCTGGATTTAATTATAGACACTTGGTACAATGCATTTTAAAGATACTAGGCATGCCTGAATTTTAGTAATATTTGTTAGTAGCTAAGGTGTTTGATTATTTTGGGGATATTAGGGCTCATtggggataaattttttggTTGAAATGTTTGATTGTAGATTTCTGTATCTTACAAATATTAGCTTGTTGAGAATCTTTTATCTCTGTCATTAGCTTGTAATGCTATGTTACCCTTAACTAACCAACTTTCCCAACACGGTAGTTTAGCTTAACGAATTAAATACCATGTTAAACAAATAGATGGTATAATAAGTCATTGATATTACTTAATATTTCTCATCAATTAAGCTCATATTAACTAACACTGTAGGATTTGGTAACATAATAATTTACCTTGTGGATGTTGATTTGCTGCTATAGTTGGGGAGGTTTCCATGCCCAGGCTTATCTGATTGTTATTGAATTCCAATATTTGAAATCCGGCCTTTGTTTTGCAATTTCAAGAAATAAATGCTTAAGTTACTTATATTGATGATACAATTTTCCTATATTGTTGGTTCCTAATatcttatttttgaatgtttctAGTGTCGTCAAAAAACGAGGAGCTTTACCGCTGCctgcaaaaataaaaagaaagacAAGACTTGCACAATGCTGTTTTGCCATAAATGTCTTTTGAATAGGTTGGTTGTCTAGTAAATAATTTAGTTACAAATGCAAATTTCTCAGTCCAAGGGCTCAGTTTAGTTTATGTTATACTTGACCTGAACAGATATGGAGAGAAGGCTGAGGAAGTTGAAGTTTTGGAGGAATGGATTTGTCCAAAGTGCAGGGGCATCTGCAACTGCAGTTGCTGCAGgtctgtttttcattttttatagtCTGATGTTGTAAATACTCCCTTGATTCTGATTGTTCCCTCCATTCTATTGCAATAGGAAAAAACAAGGCCATCAACCTACTGGTATACTGACCCATAGAGCCAAGGCAACGGGCTATTCTTCTGTTTCTGAACTTCTCCAGGCCAATGGTCCTGAAAACTTTGGCCTTGTCAAGAATGTAAAAGATACCGGGGCTACTCCCAAAAGGCCGAGTTCTTCAGGAAAAGTATGATAGTgtaattatttttgtaaataaagaaattatagtatatattgCTTAAATGTTTACGCCATGTGTATTCCTTGAACAGCAGGTTACTTCACCAGGAAAGAAAGGCAAGGAAAACTTACTCGATGGAAGGGTGGATATGAATTTGGAACATCCGACCCCTTCTAAGTTGAAAGAAATAGAAAAAATGCAAGGTGTAACTTTGGAAAATAatgaaaagcaaaaaaaaacaaagcagGGCAAATTGAGGACAGTGTCTGCAGGTCAGAAGGATGCTGCTGCTCTGAAATTGTGTAGTTCTGGTGCCTTACCTGAAAGTACTCCAGATAAATCTCAGGATTCAGACACAGTGTCTGCAGGTCCGAAGGATGCCGCTGCTCAGAAATTGTGTAGTTTTGGTACCTTGCCTGAGAGTAATTCAAATAAATCTCAGGATTCAGACATAAGCATTCATATGCATGCAGAACCAAATGAAAAGGTTAATGATCCTAAACTGGGGGATGGTTGTATGAAAAAAGTTTCTGCAGAAGTACCTGCTGATACTTTTGGAAACAAAAAGAGAAATGCGAATAAGGACATTGAAGTAATAGACcaagaaaaaacaaagaaacgGGTAAAACATGATACAGGCATGCCTTTCGTTAAGGATAACAACAGTGGGTTGCAGTTCCAGAGCCAAGAGGTTGGTAATGATATTCCATTGCCTCATGGAACTGAATTAATAACTATAGGTGATCTCGAATTGCCACCAGAGGATGTTGGTAATGCCTTACAGTTTCTAGAATTTTGTGCAGCGTTTGGAAAGGTAccagatgttatattttttctcTTCTTCTAGCTGATTTGCATCTAGTTTTACAATATCAATATTGACATTGGTGTACTTCagatttttctaatttactTCTTTTTTCTTCGAATTCAAAAATGGTACTCGATCAAAAGCCTGCCATTTGGCATTTTTGTTTGTACTTGTAATACAAT
Coding sequences:
- the LOC108221034 gene encoding uncharacterized protein LOC108221034 isoform X3, with the protein product MAVNSIPQAASNQNKSQSETKQRTTDPGVRVIGGKIYDSEKGKTCHQCRQKTRSFTAACKNKKKDKTCTMLFCHKCLLNRYGEKAEEVEVLEEWICPKCRGICNCSCCRKKQGHQPTGILTHRAKATGYSSVSELLQANGPENFGLVKNVKDTGATPKRPSSSGKQVTSPGKKGKENLLDGRVDMNLEHPTPSKLKEIEKMQGVTLENNEKQKKTKQGKLRTVSAGQKDAAALKLCSSGALPESTPDKSQDSDTVSAGPKDAAAQKLCSFGTLPESNSNKSQDSDISIHMHAEPNEKVNDPKLGDGCMKKVSAEVPADTFGNKKRNANKDIEVIDQEKTKKRVKHDTGMPFVKDNNSGLQFQSQEVGNDIPLPHGTELITIGDLELPPEDVGNALQFLEFCAAFGKNLNMKKGQSSVILKELMNGQSRILRRTEQHSPVVHFHIQLLSLLRKDYTLRSHKLSPSHGKSSWLFALKSCLSESPNAKDLLPIIGLDSESGGYNTLNFSMKLRILIFLCDEVLETERIRDWINNQESKFAQKAKQAKKKVLAAKDKVKSLKQKLADELAKEITAKDGSSLSISEHDEIVSQIKCEAAQAHKEMLESMNMVPKAKKRSQALRTQPLFLDGDGRAFWRLNCYPEESNILVQDIGNGDDSIVFGEKWITFDNEQEKVVEKHISLRERMVRAQSAAIIPSSQTIV
- the LOC108221034 gene encoding uncharacterized protein LOC108221034 isoform X4, producing MAVNSIPQAASNQNKSQSETKQRTTDPGVRVIGGKIYDSEKGKTCHQCRQKTRSFTAACKNKKKDKTCTMLFCHKCLLNRYGEKAEEVEVLEEWICPKCRGICNCSCCRKKQGHQPTGILTHRAKATGYSSVSELLQANGPENFGLVKNVKDTGATPKRPSSSGKQVTSPGKKGKENLLDGRVDMNLEHPTPSKLKEIEKMQGVTLENNEKQKKTKQGKLRTVSAGQKDAAALKLCSSGALPESTPDKSQDSDTVSAGPKDAAAQKLCSFGTLPESNSNKSQDSDISIHMHAEPNEKVNDPKLGDGCMKKVSAEVPADTFGNKKRNANKDIEVIDQEKTKKRVKHDTGMPFVKDNNSGLQFQSQEVGNDIPLPHGTELITIGDLELPPEDVGNALQFLEFCAAFGKNLNMKKGQSSVILKELMNGQSRILRRTEQHSPVVHFHIQLLSLLRKDYTLRSHKLSPSHGKSSWLFALKSCLSESPNAKDLLPIIGLDSESGGYNTLNFSMKLRILIFLCDEVLETERIRDWINNQESKFAQKAKQAKKKVLAAKDKVKSLKQKLADELAKEITAKDGSSLSISEHDEIVSQIKCEAAQAHKEMLESMNMVPKAKKRSQALRTQPLFLDGDGRAFWRLNCYPEESNILVQDIGNGDDSIVFGEKWITFDNEQEKVVEKHISLRERMVRAQSAAIIPYAL
- the LOC108221034 gene encoding uncharacterized protein LOC108221034 isoform X1, with translation MAVNSIPQAASNQNKSQSETKQRTTDPGVRVIGGKIYDSEKGKTCHQCRQKTRSFTAACKNKKKDKTCTMLFCHKCLLNRYGEKAEEVEVLEEWICPKCRGICNCSCCRKKQGHQPTGILTHRAKATGYSSVSELLQANGPENFGLVKNVKDTGATPKRPSSSGKQVTSPGKKGKENLLDGRVDMNLEHPTPSKLKEIEKMQGVTLENNEKQKKTKQGKLRTVSAGQKDAAALKLCSSGALPESTPDKSQDSDTVSAGPKDAAAQKLCSFGTLPESNSNKSQDSDISIHMHAEPNEKVNDPKLGDGCMKKVSAEVPADTFGNKKRNANKDIEVIDQEKTKKRVKHDTGMPFVKDNNSGLQFQSQEVGNDIPLPHGTELITIGDLELPPEDVGNALQFLEFCAAFGKNLNMKKGQSSVILKELMNGQSRILRRTEQHSPVVHFHIQLLSLLRKDYTLRSHKLSPSHGKSSWLFALKSCLSESPNAKDLLPIIGLDSESGGYNTLNFSMKLRILIFLCDEVLETERIRDWINNQESKFAQKAKQAKKKVLAAKDKVKSLKQKLADELAKEITAKDGSSLSISEHDEIVSQIKCEAAQAHKEMLESMNMVPKAKKRSQALRTQPLFLDGDGRAFWRLNCYPEESNILVQDIGNGDDSIVFGEKWITFDNEQEKVVEKHISLRERMVRAQSAAIIPYALSISFHKGGYNQS
- the LOC108221034 gene encoding uncharacterized protein LOC108221034 isoform X2, which gives rise to MAVNSIPQAASNQNKSQSETKQRTTDPGVRVIGGKIYDSEKGKTCHQCRQKTRSFTAACKNKKKDKTCTMLFCHKCLLNRYGEKAEEVEVLEEWICPKCRGICNCSCCRKKQGHQPTGILTHRAKATGYSSVSELLQANGPENFGLVKNVKDTGATPKRPSSSGKVTSPGKKGKENLLDGRVDMNLEHPTPSKLKEIEKMQGVTLENNEKQKKTKQGKLRTVSAGQKDAAALKLCSSGALPESTPDKSQDSDTVSAGPKDAAAQKLCSFGTLPESNSNKSQDSDISIHMHAEPNEKVNDPKLGDGCMKKVSAEVPADTFGNKKRNANKDIEVIDQEKTKKRVKHDTGMPFVKDNNSGLQFQSQEVGNDIPLPHGTELITIGDLELPPEDVGNALQFLEFCAAFGKNLNMKKGQSSVILKELMNGQSRILRRTEQHSPVVHFHIQLLSLLRKDYTLRSHKLSPSHGKSSWLFALKSCLSESPNAKDLLPIIGLDSESGGYNTLNFSMKLRILIFLCDEVLETERIRDWINNQESKFAQKAKQAKKKVLAAKDKVKSLKQKLADELAKEITAKDGSSLSISEHDEIVSQIKCEAAQAHKEMLESMNMVPKAKKRSQALRTQPLFLDGDGRAFWRLNCYPEESNILVQDIGNGDDSIVFGEKWITFDNEQEKVVEKHISLRERMVRAQSAAIIPYALSISFHKGGYNQS